The window AATAGAAGATTCAGTATTATTGTAAGTATGATTGATATTATTATGGAGGATACAATGGGTATATAGATGACCAGATTTTTCCTTCTTATTACTATATCTCCAGGGAGGGAACCAAGCCCTATCCTTCTTCCAAAGTACATTATTATTCCTGTAATTATTAAGATTATCCCAATCAAGATTAT is drawn from Caldisericia bacterium and contains these coding sequences:
- a CDS encoding DUF2905 family protein; its protein translation is MILIGIILIITGIIMYFGRRIGLGSLPGDIVIRRKNLVIYIPIVSSIIISIILTIILNLLFRR